A single Ignavibacteriales bacterium DNA region contains:
- a CDS encoding ring-cleaving dioxygenase: MNKTGVQGLHHITALAGEPLRNYRFYTKILGFRLVKKTVNFDDPHTYHFYFGNKSAAPGSILTFFPYPGIRKGTRGTEMITEVSFSVPRESFPFWEKRFRERGVIYNNPAEKFGDIYLTFIDPDGLKIELTAPQYADSREPWSTCEVPAENALRGIHGATLTLNSVKKTADILTGIFGYTPAGQETNRYRFLSDSSAGAPVIDLVELPQGMPGVVAGGTVHHIAFRVPDEAAQMRLREKIVSAGFQITEQIDRSYFKSLYFREPGGVLFEIATDTPGFYSDEDEASLGTGLKLPPQHERLREEIESILPPLG; this comes from the coding sequence ATGAATAAAACCGGCGTGCAAGGCCTCCATCACATCACCGCTCTAGCCGGTGAACCGCTCCGCAATTACCGGTTCTATACGAAAATCCTCGGGTTCCGGTTGGTAAAAAAGACCGTCAACTTTGACGATCCTCATACCTATCATTTTTATTTTGGAAATAAATCCGCGGCTCCCGGCTCTATCCTTACGTTCTTCCCCTATCCCGGTATACGAAAAGGAACACGGGGAACCGAAATGATTACGGAAGTCAGTTTTTCCGTTCCGCGGGAGTCTTTCCCCTTCTGGGAAAAACGCTTCCGGGAGCGGGGTGTTATATATAACAATCCCGCTGAAAAATTCGGCGATATATATCTGACCTTCATTGATCCGGACGGGCTGAAGATTGAACTGACCGCGCCGCAGTATGCCGACTCCCGTGAACCGTGGAGCACCTGTGAGGTTCCCGCTGAAAATGCCCTGCGCGGAATTCATGGAGCCACGCTCACCCTTAATTCCGTTAAAAAAACCGCGGATATTCTTACCGGCATCTTCGGATATACACCCGCCGGACAGGAGACAAACCGCTACCGCTTTCTGTCTGATTCCTCAGCAGGCGCTCCGGTTATTGATCTGGTTGAGCTTCCTCAGGGTATGCCCGGCGTGGTTGCCGGCGGCACGGTGCATCATATCGCTTTCAGAGTTCCTGATGAGGCTGCTCAGATGCGGCTGCGTGAAAAGATTGTAAGTGCCGGATTTCAGATAACAGAACAGATTGACCGCAGTTACTTTAAATCCCTCTATTTCCGTGAACCCGGCGGAGTGCTCTTCGAAATTGCAACCGATACTCCGGGCTTTTACAGCGACGAGGATGAGGCATCACTTGGCACCGGACTTAAACTTCCTCCTCAGCACGAACGCCTGCGTGAAGAAATAGAATCCATCCTGCCTCCGCTTGGATAG
- a CDS encoding alpha/beta hydrolase — protein sequence MTNPGYIYKFIPSPREDAHTILLLHGTGGNEDDLLILAGEFGSSFSYLSLRGNVPENGMPRFFARLAMGIFDEDDLRLRTGQMCSFVASLGSKESFNPDKIIAVGYSNGANIAGAALMQQPGFLKGAVLFRPMQPFKRDIPEFSAEKKFPVLMTSGSMDPTVTVSEAQNYARLLETNGYDVTHEIVNTGHNLTSDDVMLAKKFLSTYFKTQS from the coding sequence ATGACGAATCCCGGATATATATATAAATTTATCCCTTCACCCAGGGAGGATGCTCATACCATACTCCTGCTTCATGGCACCGGAGGCAATGAAGATGATCTGCTTATCCTGGCAGGTGAGTTTGGCAGCAGTTTCAGCTACCTCAGTCTTCGCGGCAACGTCCCTGAAAACGGCATGCCCCGGTTCTTTGCCCGCCTTGCAATGGGTATCTTTGATGAAGATGACCTCCGGCTCAGAACCGGACAGATGTGTTCCTTTGTTGCATCACTCGGCAGTAAAGAATCTTTCAACCCTGATAAAATAATTGCCGTTGGTTATTCCAACGGGGCTAATATAGCTGGTGCGGCGCTGATGCAGCAGCCCGGATTTCTGAAAGGGGCTGTGCTCTTCCGTCCGATGCAGCCATTCAAAAGAGATATACCGGAATTCAGTGCGGAGAAAAAATTCCCCGTTCTGATGACTTCCGGCAGTATGGATCCTACGGTAACGGTGAGTGAAGCTCAAAACTACGCGCGGCTGCTTGAAACAAACGGATACGATGTCACTCATGAGATAGTTAATACGGGGCATAATCTTACGAGCGATGATGTGATGCTGGCAAAGAAATTTCTGAGTACGTATTTTAAAACGCAAAGTTAA
- a CDS encoding DUF4411 family protein: MPVYVVDANFLIEAHRVYYPMDVVPGFWNKISALAKEDKIISIDKVGDEIYNNKDLLAHWCENNLPGNFFRDTSGVMNEYAQVFRWANFKKDYVVQKAIEDFCHADRADAFLVAYCLAEKENRVLVTQEVSRPESKVSIKVPDACIAFGVNYVNTLQMFRNLKETF, translated from the coding sequence ATGCCGGTCTATGTAGTGGATGCAAACTTTTTAATAGAAGCACATCGCGTATATTACCCGATGGATGTAGTACCGGGGTTTTGGAATAAAATAAGTGCATTAGCCAAAGAAGATAAAATTATAAGTATTGATAAAGTCGGGGATGAAATTTATAACAATAAGGATTTGCTTGCCCACTGGTGCGAAAATAATCTTCCGGGAAATTTCTTCCGTGATACATCAGGGGTAATGAATGAATATGCTCAGGTTTTCCGTTGGGCAAATTTTAAGAAAGATTATGTTGTCCAAAAAGCTATAGAGGATTTTTGTCATGCTGACAGAGCGGATGCATTTCTTGTTGCATATTGCCTTGCCGAAAAAGAAAACAGAGTGTTAGTTACGCAGGAAGTAAGCCGCCCGGAATCCAAAGTTAGTATAAAAGTCCCTGATGCTTGCATTGCCTTTGGTGTCAATTATGTCAACACGCTCCAAATGTTCAGAAATCTTAAAGAGACGTTCTAG
- a CDS encoding ImmA/IrrE family metallo-endopeptidase, whose amino-acid sequence MTNRIAVNPDIILWSINRAGLNLPEFLAKNSSIQLWLEGKRQPTVKQLQDFSKKVYLPFGYFFLPAPPDEKIPIPYYRTGSSPSDRININVYDTILILQQRQEWLKNYLNENGFDPLPFVGKYKLGQDIKTIASDIRSALGLKENWASDFSTWQEALVHLDQCIENIGIITVINGVVENNTHRPVPVDECRGFVLTDNFAPFMFINNADWKSAQIFTMAHELAHIWTGHSAGFDFRKLQPSDDPVEIFCDKIAAEFLVPEDAFNNIWNESTGITGCARHFKVSEIVIARRALDTGKMTKKEFFAFWDDYSQKEFIKKEKQGSGGNFYNTSNKRISLTFAGHVNHALKSGQLLYRDACHLTGLHGDTFANFMSGLK is encoded by the coding sequence ATGACTAACAGAATAGCAGTAAACCCGGATATCATTCTCTGGTCTATTAACCGGGCCGGATTGAATTTGCCTGAGTTTTTGGCAAAAAACTCCAGCATTCAGCTTTGGCTTGAGGGAAAAAGGCAACCCACAGTTAAGCAGCTTCAGGATTTTTCCAAAAAGGTTTATCTGCCGTTTGGTTATTTTTTTCTCCCCGCACCCCCTGACGAAAAAATTCCGATACCATATTACCGCACGGGGAGCAGTCCCTCTGACAGGATTAATATTAATGTTTATGATACCATACTGATTTTACAGCAGAGGCAGGAATGGCTTAAAAATTATCTGAATGAAAACGGATTTGACCCTCTGCCATTTGTTGGGAAATATAAATTAGGGCAGGATATTAAAACTATTGCCTCGGATATTCGCTCTGCACTCGGGCTGAAAGAAAACTGGGCTTCTGATTTCTCAACCTGGCAGGAGGCGTTGGTGCATTTAGACCAGTGCATTGAAAATATTGGCATTATAACAGTTATTAACGGGGTGGTTGAGAATAACACACATCGCCCTGTTCCGGTTGATGAATGCCGGGGCTTTGTGCTTACGGATAATTTTGCCCCCTTTATGTTCATCAATAATGCTGACTGGAAATCCGCTCAGATATTTACCATGGCACATGAACTGGCACATATCTGGACCGGGCATAGCGCGGGATTTGATTTTAGAAAACTGCAGCCATCTGACGATCCGGTTGAAATTTTTTGCGATAAAATAGCCGCGGAATTTCTGGTCCCTGAAGATGCTTTCAATAACATCTGGAATGAAAGCACCGGCATAACAGGATGCGCGAGACATTTTAAGGTTAGTGAAATAGTTATAGCACGCCGTGCGCTTGATACCGGTAAGATGACAAAGAAGGAATTCTTTGCCTTTTGGGATGACTATTCTCAGAAAGAATTTATAAAAAAAGAGAAGCAGGGTTCCGGCGGAAATTTTTATAACACATCAAACAAACGAATAAGTCTTACCTTTGCCGGTCATGTTAATCATGCACTAAAATCGGGACAGCTCCTTTACCGCGATGCCTGTCATTTAACCGGGCTGCACGGGGATACATTCGCTAATTTTATGTCGGGGTTGAAGTAG
- a CDS encoding oligopeptide transporter, OPT family, with amino-acid sequence MEHTSTGKGLPENAYSELKPGESYQPIMPAGSNPPEVGPYSIGTGLVMAVLFSAAAAYLGLKIGQVFEAAIPIAIMAVGLSALMKRKNALGENVIIQSVGATSGLVVAGAIFTIPALYILGLDIPYYQIFLASLLGGFLGILFLIPFRKYFVQEMHGKFPFPEATATTEVLVAGEKGGSSAKVLVMSGLIGGIYDFVIASFGWWGEVFTTRVFAFGQELADKMRIVFKINVGAAVLGLGYIVGLKYSAIIVAGSALSWYVLIPVVSYIGEQMSTPLGANVTKLISEMSAEEIFRNYVRHIGIGGIAMAGVIGIIRSSKIIKSAFALAIKEIGGGKAANGNKIRTERDLSMATVVSLIVLVLILTFLFFFGGIGLSLTHSFLGLLIVGVIAFLFTTVAANAIAIVGTNPVSGMTLMTLILSSIVLVSAGLTGQTGMAAALIIGGVVCTSLSMAGGFITDLKIGYWLGSSPYKQQSWKFLGTLISAATVGYVVLILNDTYGFSGEGALAAPQANAMAAVIQPLMDNQPAPWMLYLAGAMMSLILVSLGVPALAFALGMYIPLELNTPLLVGGLIAHFVSTRSKDDKINNARRERGTLIASGFIAGGALMGVVSAFLRYLGYNWVNAEWFESHAAELVAIMMLGLLASYMIWDSLRGKPEND; translated from the coding sequence ATGGAGCACACATCAACCGGTAAAGGACTGCCGGAAAATGCTTACAGTGAACTGAAACCAGGTGAAAGTTATCAGCCGATTATGCCGGCGGGTTCAAATCCCCCCGAGGTCGGACCCTACTCAATCGGAACCGGTCTTGTTATGGCCGTACTTTTCTCCGCCGCGGCTGCTTATCTCGGGCTTAAAATCGGGCAGGTGTTTGAAGCCGCTATCCCCATCGCTATTATGGCTGTCGGGCTTTCCGCTCTGATGAAACGGAAAAACGCGCTCGGCGAAAATGTGATTATCCAGTCGGTCGGAGCTACCTCCGGACTGGTTGTAGCCGGCGCCATCTTTACCATCCCCGCGCTGTATATACTCGGACTGGATATCCCCTATTACCAGATCTTCCTTGCCTCGCTGCTCGGCGGATTCCTTGGCATCCTCTTCCTCATCCCTTTCCGTAAATATTTTGTGCAGGAAATGCATGGCAAGTTCCCCTTCCCTGAAGCAACCGCAACCACCGAGGTTCTGGTAGCCGGTGAAAAAGGGGGAAGCAGCGCCAAGGTGCTGGTGATGAGCGGCCTGATAGGCGGTATATATGATTTTGTTATTGCATCGTTCGGCTGGTGGGGAGAAGTGTTCACCACCCGGGTTTTTGCTTTCGGGCAGGAACTTGCTGATAAGATGCGCATTGTGTTTAAGATTAATGTCGGCGCAGCAGTTCTGGGTCTCGGATATATCGTGGGACTGAAATACTCAGCCATCATCGTGGCCGGTTCGGCGCTCTCCTGGTATGTTCTGATTCCCGTGGTCTCGTATATAGGTGAACAGATGAGCACACCGCTTGGGGCTAATGTTACCAAGCTGATTTCGGAAATGAGCGCGGAAGAAATTTTCCGCAACTATGTCCGTCATATCGGTATCGGCGGTATTGCCATGGCAGGTGTTATCGGCATTATCCGTTCATCAAAAATTATCAAGAGCGCGTTTGCTCTTGCCATTAAGGAGATCGGCGGAGGCAAGGCGGCGAACGGAAATAAAATCCGTACGGAGCGCGATTTAAGCATGGCAACGGTTGTTTCCTTAATCGTGCTTGTGCTTATTCTTACCTTCCTTTTCTTCTTCGGAGGAATCGGGCTTTCACTTACCCATTCCTTCCTTGGACTGCTGATTGTCGGCGTTATTGCATTCCTCTTTACTACTGTTGCAGCTAACGCTATTGCCATAGTTGGAACCAACCCCGTATCGGGCATGACCCTGATGACGCTCATCCTTTCTTCCATTGTACTGGTTTCAGCCGGACTTACCGGTCAGACCGGAATGGCTGCCGCGCTGATTATCGGCGGTGTTGTCTGCACATCACTAAGTATGGCGGGCGGATTTATTACCGACTTAAAAATCGGTTACTGGCTTGGGTCTTCTCCTTACAAGCAGCAGAGCTGGAAGTTCCTCGGAACTCTAATTTCAGCCGCTACCGTTGGATATGTTGTTCTTATTCTGAATGATACCTACGGATTCTCAGGCGAAGGCGCTCTTGCCGCACCTCAGGCAAACGCTATGGCAGCAGTCATACAGCCGCTGATGGATAATCAGCCCGCGCCGTGGATGCTCTATCTTGCCGGAGCAATGATGTCACTGATTCTTGTTTCGCTCGGCGTTCCCGCGCTTGCATTCGCCCTTGGCATGTATATACCGCTTGAACTGAACACTCCGCTGCTGGTCGGCGGTCTTATTGCCCACTTTGTTTCAACAAGAAGCAAGGATGATAAAATTAACAACGCACGCCGCGAACGCGGTACGCTGATCGCATCCGGATTCATTGCCGGCGGCGCTCTGATGGGTGTGGTCTCCGCATTCCTCCGCTACTTAGGATATAACTGGGTGAATGCCGAGTGGTTTGAAAGCCACGCGGCTGAACTGGTTGCCATCATGATGCTCGGCCTGCTGGCTTCGTATATGATATGGGATTCACTCCGCGGCAAACCTGAAAATGATTAA
- the pepT gene encoding peptidase T, with translation MFDQNYKFTCVDRFLKYVTIDTQSDENSTSFPSTEKQKDLSRLLVEELLALGVKDAAMDEWGYVTGTVPGNTTKNVPVVGFISHVDTSPAVSGANVKPMIHKNYQGGDIPLPMDGQVIRAADNEDLATMIGFDIITSDGSTLLGADNKAGVAEIMDAVQYLMSHPEVKHGDIKICFTPDEEIGKGTFKFDVKKFGAQYAYTVDGQTRGEVESETFSADMVTLKFIGRNIHPGYAKGKMINSIKIASRFIESLPKDRLSPETTEGREGYVHCITFEGTEEETTLRIIIRDFIDEKLKEYEDFLKDLAEKTIAQFPGSRMDFKVHEQYRNMRYILKDHPQVTDYAVEAMKALNIEPRMMPIRGGTDGSRLSFMGLPTPNIFAGEHSFHSKTEWVAIQDMEMAVRVIVKIAEIWEQKS, from the coding sequence ATGTTCGATCAAAATTATAAATTTACCTGTGTTGACCGGTTTCTGAAATATGTAACCATTGACACACAGTCAGATGAAAATTCAACTTCTTTCCCTTCAACAGAAAAGCAGAAAGATCTCTCACGCCTTCTGGTGGAAGAACTGCTCGCTCTCGGTGTAAAGGATGCCGCAATGGATGAGTGGGGTTATGTAACCGGAACGGTTCCGGGCAACACCACGAAGAACGTTCCTGTTGTGGGTTTTATCTCGCATGTTGATACTTCTCCGGCAGTATCGGGTGCAAATGTAAAACCGATGATCCACAAGAATTATCAGGGGGGTGATATACCGCTCCCGATGGACGGGCAGGTTATCCGCGCTGCTGATAATGAAGACCTTGCAACCATGATCGGATTCGACATCATCACCTCCGACGGTTCAACGCTTCTCGGAGCAGATAACAAAGCCGGCGTGGCTGAAATCATGGATGCTGTGCAGTATCTGATGTCTCATCCGGAAGTAAAACATGGTGATATAAAGATATGTTTTACCCCTGATGAAGAAATCGGCAAAGGCACATTCAAGTTCGATGTAAAGAAGTTCGGAGCGCAGTATGCATATACGGTTGACGGCCAGACCCGCGGCGAAGTTGAATCAGAGACGTTTTCCGCTGATATGGTTACCCTCAAGTTTATCGGGCGCAATATTCATCCCGGTTATGCAAAAGGGAAGATGATCAATTCGATCAAGATTGCATCGCGCTTTATTGAATCGCTCCCAAAAGACCGTCTCTCCCCTGAGACAACTGAAGGGCGCGAAGGATATGTTCACTGCATTACCTTTGAAGGAACCGAAGAAGAAACCACGCTCCGCATTATCATCCGTGACTTCATTGATGAAAAGCTGAAAGAGTATGAAGACTTCCTGAAAGACCTCGCTGAAAAAACCATTGCGCAGTTCCCCGGCTCGCGTATGGATTTCAAAGTGCATGAGCAGTACCGCAACATGCGATATATACTCAAGGATCATCCGCAGGTAACCGACTACGCTGTTGAAGCAATGAAGGCACTCAACATTGAGCCCCGGATGATGCCTATCCGCGGCGGTACGGACGGTTCACGCCTTTCATTCATGGGGCTCCCCACGCCGAACATCTTCGCGGGTGAACACAGTTTCCACTCCAAGACCGAATGGGTCGCCATTCAGGATATGGAAATGGCGGTGCGTGTTATCGTGAAGATCGCGGAGATATGGGAGCAGAAGTCGTAA
- a CDS encoding DUF433 domain-containing protein — MELWERITKNPQIMNGVPCIRNLRMPVSTILSMLAEGYDEQKILREFDELEPEDIKAVLKFASEINVQ, encoded by the coding sequence CTGGAATTATGGGAGCGCATTACTAAAAACCCCCAGATTATGAATGGGGTGCCCTGCATCAGGAATTTACGGATGCCGGTATCAACAATTTTATCAATGCTCGCCGAAGGATATGACGAACAAAAAATTCTTCGGGAATTTGATGAACTTGAGCCTGAGGATATAAAGGCCGTTTTAAAATTTGCCTCAGAAATCAATGTACAATGA
- a CDS encoding right-handed parallel beta-helix repeat-containing protein, which yields MTKRLLFLFAFLFPVLATAQDNSVELRDAADALVSSHNSLQAAYNAIPSPMTQGYRIVIQQTYTGANETYPISFTQKDGASASQKIQVYPAAGVTMVTVGGTPTNAPSWQLDGADYVVINGNAGNGPAGSAINMTIQNLATTGANSSALRYLNGATNNHVMNCKFAGYTQLSAGPRTVEFQLSANNPEGNSDNLFEYNEVFGGRSGIGIAGTAANPNKNIVIRNNKIYDFGFAGIWVLSGTNSFEFTRNEIYQTQFYNAAHSGMNIAIILGTNKVAYNKIYNLANTSTSTLRGITVSSTSNGGTLQIYNNMISLALDNGTKTSVYGVQLGGAGDYTAELFYNTIYIGGAHTGGTAGNIISAGFVKSNTGDTSSFYAKNNLIINRRTGGTAGALHTGSFISTLVTAGTLDIDYNIYYGADSAALHAGWGGFVYNSITQYRDSAAPHEQNSNFVNASFVDSVDLHLAGASLGDLRLAGTPVAWITDDIDGNTRDASKPYVGADEGLVPLPVELASFSANVNENNVILTWTTVTELNSKSFVVERMISGGSWTAAGEIAAAGYSTEIRTYSFTDRNVAAGSYSYRLKTVDFDGSYEYSPVVEVSLGVPSEFAVSQNYPNPFNPATTVDFQLPADARVTLELYSVTGEKVASLLNGSLSAGYHKHLIDAASLRLTSGIYIYRFTAVSADGKEFRQVRKMTLLK from the coding sequence ATGACAAAACGGCTTCTATTTCTTTTCGCATTCCTGTTTCCGGTATTGGCGACCGCACAGGATAACTCAGTTGAGCTGAGGGATGCTGCCGATGCTTTGGTCAGCAGCCACAACTCACTGCAGGCGGCTTATAATGCCATTCCCTCCCCCATGACCCAGGGATACCGGATTGTTATTCAGCAGACCTACACAGGTGCTAATGAAACCTATCCTATCTCCTTCACACAGAAGGATGGCGCAAGCGCATCACAGAAGATTCAGGTGTATCCAGCCGCCGGAGTTACCATGGTAACCGTTGGCGGAACACCAACCAACGCCCCATCCTGGCAGCTTGACGGTGCGGATTATGTGGTTATTAACGGAAACGCAGGCAACGGCCCGGCCGGTTCAGCTATCAATATGACCATACAGAACCTTGCCACAACAGGCGCAAACTCCTCAGCACTCCGTTACCTTAACGGCGCAACCAATAACCATGTAATGAACTGCAAATTTGCCGGATACACTCAGCTGAGCGCGGGACCAAGAACCGTTGAGTTTCAGCTCTCGGCAAACAATCCGGAAGGCAACTCGGATAATCTGTTTGAATATAATGAAGTGTTCGGCGGACGTTCAGGCATCGGTATTGCAGGAACCGCTGCTAACCCGAATAAAAATATTGTCATCCGCAACAACAAGATTTATGATTTTGGCTTTGCTGGCATTTGGGTTCTTTCAGGCACAAACAGCTTTGAATTTACCAGAAACGAAATCTACCAGACCCAGTTCTACAATGCCGCTCATTCCGGTATGAATATTGCCATTATTCTCGGAACCAATAAAGTTGCATATAATAAAATCTATAATCTTGCGAACACTTCTACCTCCACTCTACGCGGTATTACCGTTTCTTCCACATCAAACGGAGGAACGCTTCAGATATATAACAATATGATATCTCTCGCGCTGGATAACGGCACAAAAACTTCAGTTTATGGAGTGCAGCTCGGAGGCGCAGGTGATTATACAGCGGAATTATTTTATAACACCATTTATATAGGCGGTGCGCATACCGGAGGCACAGCAGGCAATATTATTTCGGCAGGATTTGTTAAAAGCAATACCGGTGACACTTCCTCCTTTTACGCAAAAAACAATCTGATCATTAACCGCAGAACCGGCGGCACTGCAGGCGCACTCCATACCGGATCCTTTATCAGCACGCTTGTCACGGCCGGAACTCTTGATATAGATTATAATATATATTACGGCGCTGACAGCGCGGCATTGCACGCGGGATGGGGCGGTTTTGTTTATAACAGCATTACCCAATACCGTGATTCAGCGGCTCCTCATGAGCAGAATTCAAACTTTGTGAATGCTTCATTTGTTGATTCAGTTGATCTGCATCTGGCAGGCGCTTCTCTCGGTGATCTCAGACTGGCAGGAACTCCGGTTGCATGGATTACCGATGATATAGACGGCAATACCCGCGATGCATCAAAACCATACGTCGGCGCTGATGAAGGTCTGGTTCCCCTCCCGGTTGAACTGGCTTCATTTTCAGCAAACGTTAACGAGAATAACGTAATCCTTACCTGGACTACCGTTACCGAGCTGAACAGCAAATCATTTGTCGTTGAAAGAATGATTTCAGGCGGTTCATGGACTGCCGCCGGTGAAATTGCAGCAGCAGGATACAGCACTGAAATCAGAACCTACAGCTTCACCGACCGGAATGTGGCTGCCGGCTCCTACAGCTACCGTCTGAAGACCGTAGACTTTGACGGCTCCTATGAATACAGCCCGGTGGTTGAAGTTTCTCTCGGGGTTCCCTCTGAGTTCGCAGTATCGCAGAACTACCCCAATCCGTTTAACCCTGCCACCACGGTTGATTTCCAGCTTCCGGCTGACGCCCGCGTTACCCTGGAGCTCTATTCAGTTACCGGCGAAAAGGTGGCTTCACTGCTTAACGGAAGTCTTTCTGCAGGATACCACAAACACCTGATTGACGCCGCTTCGCTCCGGCTGACCTCAGGTATATATATATACCGCTTCACGGCAGTTTCCGCTGACGGAAAGGAATTCCGCCAGGTTAGAAAAATGACTCTGCTTAAGTAA
- a CDS encoding PAS domain S-box protein, whose product MDTPENQTPRLREFFSATLLGRTLLYLFSVITAGFTLLGFLHIYYPAHHKYETAWSSVIILTISVTAGFLISLFLAMLFYKKLIIRVRKLSDILQYLREHEDAEVSFTLPGKDEINTLAQDIRKLLNVKRITEKALRESEHLYKSVFDSSADALLLTDGSYRVISYNSAFTALTRRDDDYIIRSRFPHDYISPEDSGFYRQFDEKEILSSGAEAEITVSGGNPVACMVISSPVYIKGELCSLVRLTDITEAKNLEREKRERQMQLQQSDKLASLGMLVAGVAHEINNPNSFILFNIPFIEKSFREIFSIIESNVPDTSSLRVGSLPYQKFKSEMGDVMADMHEGAQRITKIIMDLKNIARAEPEGENETFSLKETAEGVMRLLTPQTNKRQVTPLLAIPDSFFLRGSRAKLSQVLINLITNSLEAAGPQGGYLYISVVSRQGGASLEIRDTGSGILPEHMQKIFEPFFTTKSSAGGTGLGLSLSRTILQSLGWGIRISSVPGSGTTVMIDFPPESVV is encoded by the coding sequence ATGGATACACCAGAAAATCAGACACCACGGCTCCGGGAGTTTTTCTCAGCTACCCTGCTGGGGAGAACCCTTCTCTACCTTTTTTCGGTTATAACAGCCGGATTTACCCTGCTCGGGTTTCTTCATATTTATTATCCCGCCCATCACAAATATGAAACGGCCTGGTCCTCTGTTATTATCCTGACTATTTCCGTAACAGCAGGTTTTCTGATTTCCCTTTTTCTTGCCATGCTGTTTTATAAAAAACTTATCATCAGAGTCAGAAAGCTCAGTGACATTCTGCAGTATCTCCGCGAGCATGAGGACGCGGAGGTAAGCTTCACGCTGCCCGGCAAGGATGAGATAAACACCCTGGCGCAGGATATACGCAAGCTCCTGAATGTGAAAAGAATAACCGAAAAAGCGCTGCGTGAAAGCGAACATCTCTATAAATCCGTGTTTGATTCCTCCGCTGACGCTCTGCTCCTTACCGACGGCTCATACCGGGTCATCAGTTATAACAGTGCCTTTACCGCTCTCACGCGCAGGGATGATGATTATATTATCCGCAGCCGTTTTCCGCATGATTATATATCTCCTGAGGATTCAGGCTTTTACCGTCAGTTTGATGAAAAAGAGATTCTTTCCTCCGGCGCGGAGGCAGAAATAACTGTAAGCGGGGGAAATCCGGTTGCCTGTATGGTTATCTCCTCACCGGTATATATAAAGGGGGAGCTCTGCTCGCTGGTGCGCCTGACCGATATTACGGAAGCAAAAAATCTTGAACGGGAAAAGCGTGAGCGGCAGATGCAGCTTCAGCAGTCGGATAAACTTGCCTCGCTCGGTATGCTGGTTGCCGGTGTTGCTCATGAAATTAACAATCCGAACTCATTTATTCTGTTTAATATTCCTTTTATAGAAAAAAGCTTCCGCGAAATTTTTTCAATCATCGAAAGCAATGTACCCGATACCTCCTCACTGAGGGTCGGCTCCCTTCCGTATCAGAAGTTTAAGTCGGAAATGGGTGACGTGATGGCTGATATGCACGAGGGGGCGCAGCGCATTACCAAAATCATCATGGATCTGAAAAATATCGCCCGCGCGGAGCCGGAGGGGGAAAATGAAACCTTCAGTCTGAAAGAAACCGCAGAAGGGGTAATGCGTTTACTCACTCCGCAGACCAACAAGCGGCAGGTTACTCCGCTTCTTGCCATACCCGATTCTTTTTTTCTGAGAGGCAGCCGCGCAAAACTTTCTCAGGTACTTATTAACCTGATTACAAATTCACTCGAGGCGGCGGGACCTCAGGGAGGATATCTTTATATATCAGTGGTTTCAAGGCAGGGGGGCGCTTCGCTTGAGATTCGCGATACCGGTTCAGGCATCCTGCCCGAACATATGCAGAAGATCTTTGAACCGTTTTTCACCACAAAATCCAGTGCAGGGGGCACGGGGCTGGGGCTGTCACTCTCACGTACCATCCTTCAGTCGCTCGGATGGGGCATCCGCATCAGCAGTGTTCCGGGAAGCGGCACCACGGTAATGATAGATTTCCCCCCTGAATCGGTTGTCTGA